A single Tenacibaculum sp. Bg11-29 DNA region contains:
- a CDS encoding nucleotide pyrophosphohydrolase has protein sequence MDIQNAQKEVDNWIKNHGVRYFNELTNMAQLTEEVGEVARIIARRYGEQSEKESDKNKDLGEELADVMFVVLCLANQTGINLQEAFDKKLDIKTKRDHDRHHNNEKLK, from the coding sequence ATGGATATACAAAACGCTCAAAAAGAAGTTGATAATTGGATAAAAAACCATGGAGTTCGTTATTTTAACGAATTAACAAACATGGCACAATTAACAGAAGAAGTAGGAGAAGTTGCGCGAATTATTGCTCGACGTTATGGAGAGCAGAGCGAAAAAGAGAGTGACAAAAACAAAGATTTAGGAGAAGAACTTGCCGATGTTATGTTTGTAGTACTGTGTTTAGCAAATCAAACAGGCATAAATCTTCAAGAAGCTTTTGATAAAAAATTAGATATAAAAACAAAACGTGATCACGATCGTCATCACAACAACGAAAAACTAAAATAA
- a CDS encoding 3-phosphoshikimate 1-carboxyvinyltransferase: protein MNLQLTTNKNHKITSEVIISGSKSESNRLLIIQQLFTNVTINNLSDSDDTHHLQEALSSSNQIADIGHAGTAMRFLTAFFATQEGKTKILQGSERMHNRPIEILVNALRDLGATIEYVEKEGYPPIKITGSKIVKDKVAIDGNVSSQYISALMLIAPSLKNGLEIELKGKITSVPYINMTLKLLHQIGVVAKFNENIISIQAQEVSSEQNIVVESDWSSASYFYSLIALSQIGATVKLSAYKKDSLQGDSCLAKIYEHFGVTTTFKENSIVLTKKEKHNSTVLIEDLKNAPDIAQTIAVTCFGLGIACDLSGLHTLKIKETDRLEALKEELTKLGATINVTNESLHLKESEKLNENIKIATYNDHRMAMAFAPLALKIPIIILHAEVVTKSYRNFWKDMQQVGLETIEVK from the coding sequence ATGAACTTACAACTTACAACCAATAAAAACCATAAAATTACTTCAGAAGTAATTATTTCTGGTTCAAAAAGTGAATCGAATAGATTGTTAATAATACAACAACTATTTACTAATGTAACGATTAATAATCTATCAGATTCAGACGATACACATCATTTACAAGAAGCACTATCTTCAAGTAACCAAATAGCTGATATTGGCCATGCAGGAACAGCAATGCGTTTTTTAACAGCTTTTTTTGCAACGCAAGAAGGTAAAACCAAAATATTACAAGGGTCAGAACGAATGCATAATCGCCCTATTGAAATTTTGGTAAATGCACTTCGTGATTTAGGAGCAACTATTGAGTATGTAGAGAAAGAAGGGTATCCACCAATAAAAATTACAGGAAGCAAAATAGTAAAAGATAAAGTTGCTATTGATGGAAATGTAAGTAGTCAATATATTTCAGCATTAATGTTAATTGCTCCGAGTTTAAAAAACGGACTAGAAATTGAATTAAAAGGAAAAATTACTTCAGTTCCTTATATTAATATGACATTAAAACTACTACATCAAATAGGTGTTGTTGCAAAATTTAATGAGAATATTATAAGTATTCAAGCACAAGAAGTTAGTTCAGAACAAAACATTGTTGTAGAGTCAGATTGGAGTTCAGCATCTTATTTTTATTCATTAATAGCTTTGAGTCAAATAGGAGCTACTGTTAAATTATCAGCCTATAAAAAAGATAGTTTACAAGGAGATAGTTGTTTAGCTAAAATTTATGAACATTTTGGAGTAACAACTACTTTTAAAGAAAATTCAATTGTTTTAACAAAAAAAGAAAAACATAATTCAACCGTTTTAATTGAAGATTTAAAGAACGCTCCTGATATTGCTCAAACGATTGCAGTAACTTGTTTTGGATTAGGAATAGCTTGTGATTTATCAGGGCTTCATACTTTAAAAATAAAAGAAACTGATCGATTAGAGGCGCTAAAAGAAGAGTTAACTAAATTAGGAGCAACAATTAATGTTACCAATGAAAGTTTACACTTAAAGGAGTCAGAGAAACTAAATGAGAATATAAAAATTGCTACCTATAATGACCATAGAATGGCAATGGCATTTGCGCCTTTGGCATTAAAAATACCAATCATTATTTTACATGCAGAAGTCGTAACTAAATCGTATCGAAACTTTTGGAAAGATATGCAACAAGTAGGTTTAGAAACTATTGAGGTAAAATAA
- the queA gene encoding tRNA preQ1(34) S-adenosylmethionine ribosyltransferase-isomerase QueA, with protein MKLSNFSFELPEELLAEYPSEHRDEARLMVLHRDTQKIEHKLFKDVINYFDEGDVMMLNNTKVFPARMYGNKEKTGARIEVFLLRELNAENRLWDVLVDPARKIRIGNKLFFGDDESLVAEVIDNTTSRGRTLRFLYDGPYEEFRDKLVKLGETPLPKYIKRDVEATDEDRYQTIYAKHEGAVAAPAAGLHFSKHLMKRLEIKGIDFAETTLHVGLGTFNPVEVEDLSKHKMDSEKIKVTQATADMVNNAIAKKKRVCAVGTTVMRATESSITSKRKLKEFEGWTNKFIFPPFDFSIANAMITNFHTPKSTLMMTVSAFAGHDFMMEAYKEAIKEKYKFHSYGDAMLIL; from the coding sequence ATGAAATTATCAAATTTTAGTTTTGAATTACCAGAAGAATTATTAGCAGAATATCCTTCAGAGCATAGAGATGAAGCACGTTTAATGGTGTTACATAGAGATACTCAAAAAATTGAACATAAATTATTTAAAGATGTAATCAATTATTTTGATGAAGGTGATGTAATGATGTTAAACAATACAAAGGTTTTTCCTGCTCGTATGTACGGGAATAAAGAAAAAACTGGAGCTCGTATTGAAGTATTTTTATTACGTGAATTAAATGCTGAAAATCGTTTATGGGATGTATTAGTAGATCCAGCAAGAAAGATTAGAATAGGAAATAAATTATTCTTTGGAGACGACGAAAGTTTAGTAGCTGAAGTTATTGATAATACAACATCACGTGGTAGAACATTACGTTTCTTATATGATGGGCCTTACGAAGAGTTTAGAGATAAATTGGTGAAATTAGGAGAAACACCATTACCTAAGTATATAAAGCGTGACGTTGAGGCAACAGACGAAGATCGTTACCAAACAATTTACGCAAAACATGAAGGTGCTGTAGCAGCTCCAGCAGCAGGTTTACATTTTTCTAAACATTTAATGAAACGTTTAGAGATTAAAGGAATAGATTTTGCTGAAACTACATTACATGTAGGGTTAGGTACATTTAATCCAGTTGAGGTAGAAGATTTATCGAAGCATAAAATGGATTCTGAAAAAATTAAGGTAACTCAAGCTACTGCAGATATGGTAAATAATGCCATCGCAAAAAAGAAAAGAGTATGTGCTGTTGGTACAACTGTTATGAGAGCAACAGAATCATCAATTACCTCTAAGCGTAAATTAAAAGAATTTGAAGGGTGGACAAATAAATTTATTTTCCCTCCATTTGATTTTAGTATTGCAAACGCTATGATAACTAACTTTCATACACCTAAATCAACTTTAATGATGACCGTTTCTGCTTTTGCAGGTCATGATTTTATGATGGAAGCTTACAAAGAAGCAATTAAAGAAAAATATAAATTTCATTCGTATGGAGATGCGATGTTGATTTTATAA
- the rlmN gene encoding 23S rRNA (adenine(2503)-C(2))-methyltransferase RlmN, whose protein sequence is MEVKKKDIRALTKEQLRDFFVENGDKAFRGNQIYEWLWSKSAHSFDDMTNLSKDTRKMLDENFVINHIEVDTMQRSKDGTVKNAVRLHDGLVVESVLIPTKTRTTACVSSQVGCSLDCRFCATSRLKRMRNLNPDEIFDQVAAINKESLLYYNKKLSNVVFMGMGEPLMNYNNVIKSIDKITSPEGLGMSPKRITVSTSGVPKIIKKMADDEVKFNLAVSLHSAIDEVRTSIMPFNATFPLKDLREALEYWYEKTERMITYEYVVWGGINDRKEDISALIQFCKYVPCKVNLIEYNPIGDVEFQQASPEAINNYISNLEMHDITVNVRRSRGKDIDAACGQLANKA, encoded by the coding sequence ATGGAAGTTAAGAAAAAAGACATACGCGCATTAACAAAAGAACAATTACGTGATTTTTTTGTAGAGAATGGAGATAAGGCATTTCGTGGTAATCAAATATATGAATGGTTGTGGAGTAAATCGGCACATTCGTTCGATGATATGACGAATTTATCGAAAGATACACGAAAAATGTTGGATGAAAACTTTGTAATTAACCATATTGAGGTTGATACAATGCAGCGTAGTAAAGATGGAACCGTAAAAAATGCTGTTCGTTTACATGATGGTTTAGTTGTTGAATCGGTTTTAATACCTACAAAAACAAGAACTACAGCTTGTGTTTCTAGTCAAGTTGGTTGTAGTTTAGATTGTAGGTTTTGCGCAACTTCACGTTTAAAAAGAATGCGAAACCTGAATCCTGATGAAATTTTCGATCAGGTAGCAGCGATCAACAAAGAAAGTCTATTGTATTACAATAAGAAGCTTTCTAATGTTGTTTTCATGGGGATGGGAGAGCCTTTAATGAATTATAACAACGTAATTAAATCAATTGATAAAATTACGTCTCCAGAAGGTTTAGGTATGTCTCCTAAACGTATAACTGTTTCTACTTCAGGTGTGCCTAAAATAATAAAGAAAATGGCAGATGATGAGGTGAAGTTTAACTTGGCTGTTTCGTTGCATTCTGCAATTGATGAGGTTCGTACATCTATTATGCCTTTTAATGCTACTTTTCCTTTAAAAGACTTAAGAGAGGCTTTAGAATATTGGTATGAGAAAACTGAAAGAATGATTACATATGAATATGTAGTTTGGGGAGGAATAAACGATAGGAAAGAAGATATTAGTGCTTTAATTCAATTTTGTAAATACGTTCCTTGTAAAGTAAACTTAATAGAATACAACCCTATTGGCGATGTTGAGTTTCAACAAGCAAGCCCTGAGGCAATAAATAATTATATTTCTAACTTAGAAATGCATGATATTACCGTAAATGTTAGGCGTTCTCGTGGAAAAGATATTGATGCCGCTTGTGGTCAATTAGCAAATAAAGCATAG
- a CDS encoding polyprenyl synthetase family protein has product MKPVEQIKLPIKNEMELFETKFKDAMLSKVPLLNRITYYIVRRKGKQMRPMFVFLVAKMVSDGGFDERTYRGASVVELIHTATLVHDDVVDDSNRRRGFFSVNALWKNKIAVLVGDFLLSKGLLLSIDNEDFDILKLISIAVREMSEGELLQIEKARKLDITEEIYFDIIRQKTATLIAACCGIGAASVGASNEVVQKMRKFGEYIGIAFQIKDDLFDYTEDEIGKPTGIDIKEQKMTLPLIYTLNNCSKKEKSWLINSVKKHNTNKKRVKEVIAFVNTNGGLEYATTKMHGYKDKALAILENFPESVYKSSLQQMIDYVVERKI; this is encoded by the coding sequence ATGAAACCAGTAGAGCAAATAAAACTTCCTATTAAGAATGAGATGGAACTCTTTGAAACAAAATTCAAAGATGCTATGTTATCTAAAGTTCCGTTATTAAATAGAATTACTTATTACATAGTTCGCCGAAAAGGAAAACAAATGCGACCAATGTTTGTTTTTTTGGTGGCTAAAATGGTTTCAGACGGAGGATTTGATGAACGTACTTACCGTGGAGCTTCTGTGGTAGAGTTAATTCATACGGCAACTTTGGTTCATGATGACGTGGTTGATGATAGTAATCGTCGACGTGGTTTCTTTTCGGTAAATGCTCTTTGGAAAAATAAAATAGCTGTTTTAGTAGGTGATTTTTTATTGTCAAAAGGATTGTTACTCTCTATTGATAATGAAGATTTTGATATTTTAAAGCTAATTTCTATTGCTGTACGAGAAATGAGTGAAGGAGAATTACTTCAAATAGAAAAAGCACGTAAGCTAGATATTACAGAAGAAATTTACTTTGATATTATTCGCCAAAAAACAGCAACTTTAATCGCAGCTTGTTGTGGTATTGGAGCAGCATCAGTAGGAGCAAGTAATGAGGTTGTTCAAAAAATGAGAAAATTTGGAGAATATATAGGTATTGCTTTTCAAATTAAAGATGATTTATTTGATTATACTGAAGATGAAATAGGTAAGCCTACAGGAATAGATATTAAAGAGCAAAAAATGACACTTCCGTTAATTTATACGTTGAATAATTGTTCTAAAAAGGAAAAGTCTTGGTTAATAAATTCTGTAAAAAAGCACAACACTAATAAAAAACGAGTAAAAGAAGTTATTGCTTTTGTAAATACTAATGGCGGATTGGAATATGCTACAACTAAAATGCATGGGTATAAAGACAAGGCATTGGCAATACTCGAAAACTTCCCCGAATCAGTATATAAAAGCTCATTGCAACAAATGATAGACTATGTTGTAGAAAGGAAAATATAG
- the groL gene encoding chaperonin GroEL (60 kDa chaperone family; promotes refolding of misfolded polypeptides especially under stressful conditions; forms two stacked rings of heptamers to form a barrel-shaped 14mer; ends can be capped by GroES; misfolded proteins enter the barrel where they are refolded when GroES binds), with amino-acid sequence MAKDIKFDVDARDGLKRGVDALANAVKVTLGPKGRNVIISKSFGAPHVTKDGVTVAKEIELEDPLENMGAQMVKEVASKTNDLAGDGTTTATVLAQAIVKEGLKNVAAGANPMDLKRGIDKAVKAITADLAKQAKKVGDSSEKIQQIASISANNDKIIGDLIATAFGKVGKEGVITVEEAKGMDTYVDVVEGMQFDRGYLSPYFVTDADKMVAELDNPYILLFDKKISNLQEILPILEPVSQSGRPLLIIAEDVDGQALATLVVNKLRGGLKIAAVKAPGFGDRRKAMLEDISILTGGTVISEERGFSLENATLDLLGTAETVTIDKDNTTIVNGSGDETQIKARVNQIKSQIETTTSDYDREKLQERLAKLAGGVAVLYVGAASEVEMKEKKDRVDDALHATRAAVEEGIVAGGGVALVRAKKVLEAIETENLDETTGVQIVNKAIESPLRTIVENAGGEGSVVINKVLEGKKDFGYDAKSEAYVNMLDAGIIDPKKVTRVALENAASVAGMILTTECALIDIKEDAPAMPPMGGGMPGMM; translated from the coding sequence ATGGCAAAGGATATAAAATTTGATGTTGATGCTCGTGACGGTTTAAAACGTGGAGTTGATGCATTAGCAAATGCAGTAAAAGTAACATTAGGACCTAAAGGGCGTAATGTAATTATTTCTAAATCTTTCGGAGCACCACACGTAACTAAAGATGGTGTTACTGTAGCAAAAGAAATTGAACTTGAAGATCCTTTAGAGAACATGGGAGCTCAAATGGTAAAAGAAGTTGCTTCTAAAACGAACGATTTAGCTGGTGATGGTACTACAACAGCTACAGTATTAGCTCAGGCTATCGTTAAAGAAGGTTTAAAAAACGTTGCTGCAGGTGCAAATCCAATGGATTTAAAGCGCGGTATTGACAAAGCTGTTAAAGCAATTACTGCTGATTTAGCTAAGCAAGCTAAAAAAGTTGGTGATTCTTCAGAAAAAATACAACAAATTGCATCTATCTCTGCAAACAATGATAAAATTATTGGAGATTTAATTGCTACTGCTTTTGGTAAAGTTGGTAAAGAAGGTGTTATTACTGTTGAAGAAGCTAAAGGAATGGATACCTATGTAGACGTTGTAGAAGGTATGCAATTTGACAGAGGTTATTTATCTCCTTACTTTGTTACTGATGCTGATAAAATGGTTGCTGAATTAGACAATCCATATATTTTATTATTCGACAAAAAGATTTCTAACTTACAAGAAATTCTTCCAATATTAGAACCTGTTTCTCAATCAGGAAGACCTTTATTAATTATTGCTGAAGATGTTGACGGACAAGCATTAGCTACTTTAGTGGTAAATAAATTACGTGGTGGTTTAAAAATTGCTGCAGTAAAGGCTCCAGGATTTGGAGACCGCAGAAAAGCAATGTTAGAAGATATTTCTATCTTAACTGGTGGAACTGTAATTTCTGAAGAAAGAGGTTTTTCTTTAGAGAACGCAACTTTAGATTTATTAGGAACAGCTGAAACAGTTACTATTGATAAAGACAATACTACTATTGTTAATGGTTCTGGTGATGAAACACAAATTAAAGCACGTGTTAATCAAATTAAATCTCAAATTGAAACTACTACTTCTGATTACGATCGTGAAAAATTACAAGAACGTTTAGCTAAGTTAGCTGGCGGTGTTGCTGTTTTATATGTTGGTGCTGCTTCTGAAGTAGAAATGAAAGAAAAGAAAGATCGTGTTGATGATGCTTTACATGCAACTCGTGCAGCTGTAGAAGAAGGTATCGTTGCTGGTGGTGGTGTTGCTTTAGTTCGCGCTAAAAAAGTACTAGAAGCTATTGAAACTGAAAACTTAGACGAAACTACTGGTGTTCAAATTGTAAACAAAGCAATTGAATCTCCATTACGCACTATTGTTGAAAATGCAGGAGGAGAAGGTTCTGTAGTAATCAATAAAGTTTTAGAAGGTAAAAAGGATTTTGGTTATGATGCTAAATCTGAAGCATATGTAAATATGTTAGATGCTGGTATTATAGACCCTAAAAAAGTAACTCGTGTTGCTTTAGAGAATGCAGCTTCTGTAGCAGGTATGATCTTAACAACTGAATGTGCTTTAATAGATATTAAAGAAGATGCTCCTGCAATGCCTCCAATGGGTGGTGGAATGCCAGGAATGATGTAG
- the groES gene encoding co-chaperone GroES, producing MGLNIKPLADRVLIEPAAAETTTASGLIIPDNAKEKPQKGTVVAAGNGTKDEPLTVKVGDTVLYGKYAGTELKHEGSDYLIMRESDIFAII from the coding sequence ATGGGATTAAACATAAAACCTTTAGCTGATAGAGTTCTTATAGAACCAGCTGCAGCAGAAACTACTACAGCATCAGGACTTATCATTCCTGATAATGCAAAAGAAAAACCTCAAAAAGGAACCGTTGTTGCCGCAGGAAACGGAACAAAAGACGAGCCTTTAACCGTTAAAGTTGGTGATACTGTTTTATACGGTAAATACGCCGGTACAGAATTAAAACATGAAGGAAGTGATTATTTAATCATGAGAGAAAGCGATATTTTCGCAATTATCTAA
- the secG gene encoding preprotein translocase subunit SecG gives MTTYTLLLVLILIVAIALILIVMVQNPKGGGLSSSFGGGGAQNIGGVQNTNSFLDKATWTLSIAMFALILIANFAIPRGNTADAPQLNSALENVETTSPASTPSANDTTKDSVK, from the coding sequence ATGACAACTTATACTCTACTTTTGGTGTTAATATTGATTGTTGCAATAGCATTAATCTTAATCGTAATGGTACAAAACCCTAAAGGTGGCGGATTATCTTCTTCTTTTGGAGGTGGTGGAGCTCAAAACATTGGTGGTGTACAAAATACTAATAGTTTTTTAGACAAAGCTACTTGGACTTTATCTATTGCAATGTTTGCCTTAATTTTAATAGCAAATTTTGCAATACCTAGAGGTAATACTGCTGATGCACCTCAATTAAATAGTGCCTTAGAAAATGTAGAAACTACTAGTCCTGCATCTACACCATCAGCAAACGATACAACAAAAGATAGCGTTAAGTAA
- a CDS encoding LptE family protein, with translation MKKLFYSLIFITTTIIMISCGAYSFTGGNTGKAKTIQIDFFQNQAPLIEPTLSQRFTQDLRDLFTRQTNLTLVNSSGDLHFSGEITDYRITPMSATANQTAAQNRLTITVNVIYENRLEEKDNFEKSFSFYHDYAATEQLTSVVLDTALKEILERITQDIFNASVAKW, from the coding sequence ATGAAAAAACTTTTTTATAGCCTTATTTTCATTACCACAACAATTATAATGATAAGTTGTGGAGCTTATTCGTTTACTGGTGGAAATACTGGAAAAGCAAAAACGATACAAATTGATTTTTTCCAAAATCAAGCCCCCTTAATAGAGCCTACTCTAAGCCAAAGATTTACACAAGATTTACGCGATTTATTTACACGTCAAACCAATTTAACATTAGTAAATTCTTCAGGTGATTTGCATTTTTCAGGTGAAATTACTGATTATAGAATTACACCAATGAGCGCAACTGCAAACCAAACAGCTGCACAAAACCGATTAACGATTACCGTAAATGTTATTTATGAAAATAGGTTAGAAGAAAAAGATAATTTTGAAAAAAGTTTTTCTTTTTACCATGATTATGCTGCTACCGAACAACTAACAAGTGTTGTATTAGATACAGCTTTAAAAGAAATTCTAGAAAGAATTACGCAAGATATTTTTAATGCTTCAGTTGCAAAATGGTAA
- a CDS encoding sigma 54-interacting transcriptional regulator — translation MENLQAIKQRFGIIGNDMHLNRAIEKAIRVAPTDISVLVTGESGVGKENIPKIIHQLSHRKHAKYIAVNCGAIPEGTIDSELFGHEKGAFTGATASRKGYFEVTDGGTIFLDEVGELPLTTQVRLLRVLENGEFIKVGSSQVQKTDVRIVAATNVNMQQAISKEKFREDLYYRLSTIEIDLPALRDRNEDIHLLFRKFASDFAQKYRMPTIRLDENAVKVLLNYRFPGNIRQLRNLAEQISVVEESRLITVEKLIQYLPKNKGNLPAVVGEKSSNSDFANERDIMYKILFDMRNDINDLKKLTLDLMQNGDSEQVKEENHGLIERIYQKQEQPESQNIEVVQIPQSSSAQNNYEYAETIEEDENLSLQEKEIEMIRKSLEKNSNKRKLAAKELGISERTLYRKIKQYDL, via the coding sequence ATGGAAAACCTACAAGCTATAAAACAACGTTTTGGTATTATCGGAAACGATATGCATTTAAACCGTGCTATCGAAAAAGCAATTCGTGTCGCTCCAACTGACATTTCAGTCTTAGTTACAGGAGAAAGCGGTGTAGGAAAAGAAAACATACCTAAGATAATTCATCAATTATCACACAGAAAGCATGCAAAATACATTGCAGTAAATTGTGGTGCTATTCCTGAAGGAACTATTGATAGTGAATTATTTGGTCATGAAAAAGGTGCTTTTACAGGAGCAACAGCTTCTCGTAAAGGATATTTTGAAGTTACTGATGGAGGTACTATTTTTTTAGATGAAGTAGGTGAATTACCATTAACTACACAAGTACGTTTATTGCGTGTTCTAGAAAATGGTGAGTTTATAAAAGTAGGATCATCTCAAGTGCAAAAAACTGATGTTCGTATTGTAGCTGCTACAAATGTAAATATGCAGCAAGCGATTTCTAAAGAAAAATTTAGAGAAGACTTATATTATCGTTTAAGTACTATTGAAATTGATTTACCCGCTTTACGTGATAGAAATGAAGATATTCATTTATTGTTTAGGAAATTCGCTTCAGATTTTGCTCAAAAATATAGAATGCCTACTATTCGACTAGATGAAAATGCTGTAAAAGTATTATTAAACTACCGTTTTCCAGGTAATATTCGTCAGTTAAGAAATTTAGCAGAACAGATTTCGGTTGTAGAAGAAAGTCGTTTAATTACAGTAGAAAAACTAATTCAATACCTTCCTAAAAACAAAGGGAATTTGCCTGCTGTTGTTGGAGAAAAATCTAGTAATTCAGATTTTGCCAACGAACGAGATATTATGTATAAAATCTTGTTTGACATGCGAAATGACATTAACGATCTAAAAAAACTAACGCTCGATTTAATGCAAAATGGGGACTCCGAACAAGTAAAAGAAGAAAACCATGGGCTAATAGAGCGAATTTATCAAAAACAAGAACAACCAGAATCTCAAAACATTGAGGTTGTTCAAATTCCGCAATCTTCTTCAGCTCAAAACAATTACGAATATGCTGAAACTATTGAAGAAGATGAAAATTTATCATTACAAGAAAAGGAAATTGAAATGATACGAAAATCTTTAGAAAAAAACAGCAATAAACGTAAGTTAGCTGCTAAAGAACTAGGAATCTCTGAACGAACATTATATAGAAAGATAAAACAGTACGATTTATAA
- the miaB gene encoding tRNA (N6-isopentenyl adenosine(37)-C2)-methylthiotransferase MiaB, with the protein MEHTEKVIDEQIQGQALVTNKKKENTKKLFIESYGCQMNMNDSEIVASILAEQGFNTTQVLEEADLVLVNTCSIREKAETTIRKRLQKYNAVKKVNPTMKVGVLGCMAERLKEKFLEEEKIVDLVVGPDAYRDLPNLLEEIDAGRDAINVILSKEETYGDVAPVRLNSNGVSAFVSITRGCDNMCTFCVVPFTRGRERSRDPKSVLEEIKSMSDQNFKEITLLGQNVDSYLWYGGGLKKDFNKASEMAQATAVDFSQLLDMAAIEFPKMRFRFATSNPQDMSLDVIHTMAKHKNICKYLHLPVQSGSNNMLKAMNRQHTREEYKELVDNIFRIIPEMSLSQDMIVGFCGETEQDHQDTLDLMRYVKYDFGFMFAYSERPGTLAAKKMPDDVPFDTKKRRLQEIIDLQQEHALYRTQQHLGKVEEFLIEGTSKKNPNEWKARNTQNTVAVFPKENYKLGEFVMIKIEDCTSATLKGTVIGYSDNN; encoded by the coding sequence ATGGAGCACACTGAAAAGGTTATAGATGAACAAATACAAGGGCAAGCTCTTGTTACTAATAAGAAAAAAGAGAACACTAAAAAATTATTTATAGAAAGTTACGGTTGTCAAATGAACATGAACGACAGCGAAATAGTAGCTTCTATTTTAGCAGAACAAGGCTTTAATACCACGCAAGTTTTAGAAGAAGCTGATTTAGTTTTAGTAAATACTTGCTCTATCAGAGAAAAAGCTGAAACAACCATTCGTAAACGTTTACAAAAATACAATGCCGTTAAAAAAGTAAACCCAACTATGAAAGTTGGAGTTTTAGGTTGTATGGCAGAGCGTTTAAAAGAAAAATTTTTAGAAGAAGAAAAAATTGTTGATTTGGTTGTTGGACCAGATGCTTATAGAGATTTACCTAATTTATTAGAAGAAATTGATGCTGGTAGAGATGCTATAAATGTAATTTTATCAAAAGAAGAAACCTATGGTGATGTAGCTCCGGTTCGTTTGAATTCTAACGGAGTCTCAGCATTTGTATCTATTACCCGTGGATGTGACAATATGTGTACTTTTTGCGTTGTTCCGTTTACGCGAGGACGTGAAAGAAGTAGAGATCCAAAAAGTGTTTTAGAAGAAATTAAGTCGATGAGCGACCAAAATTTTAAAGAAATCACTTTATTAGGTCAAAATGTAGATAGCTATTTATGGTATGGTGGTGGATTGAAAAAAGATTTCAACAAAGCTTCTGAAATGGCGCAAGCTACCGCAGTAGATTTTTCTCAGTTATTAGATATGGCTGCAATTGAATTCCCTAAAATGAGATTCCGTTTTGCAACGTCTAACCCACAAGACATGAGCTTAGACGTTATTCATACAATGGCAAAACACAAAAACATTTGTAAATACCTTCATTTACCCGTGCAAAGTGGAAGTAATAATATGTTAAAAGCCATGAACCGTCAACACACCCGTGAAGAATACAAAGAATTGGTTGACAATATCTTTAGAATTATTCCAGAAATGTCTTTATCACAAGATATGATTGTTGGTTTTTGTGGAGAAACTGAACAAGATCATCAAGACACATTAGATCTAATGAGATATGTAAAATATGATTTTGGTTTTATGTTTGCATACTCTGAAAGGCCTGGAACTTTGGCTGCTAAAAAAATGCCAGACGATGTGCCATTTGACACAAAGAAAAGACGCTTACAAGAAATTATAGATTTACAACAAGAACACGCTCTATACAGAACACAACAACATTTAGGAAAAGTTGAAGAATTTTTAATTGAAGGAACTTCTAAAAAGAACCCGAATGAATGGAAAGCTAGAAACACACAGAATACAGTGGCTGTTTTCCCTAAAGAAAATTACAAGTTAGGTGAATTTGTTATGATAAAAATAGAAGACTGTACTTCTGCAACTTTAAAAGGAACTGTTATTGGATATTCAGATAATAATTAA